From Tiliqua scincoides isolate rTilSci1 chromosome 2, rTilSci1.hap2, whole genome shotgun sequence, the proteins below share one genomic window:
- the COX7C gene encoding cytochrome c oxidase subunit 7C, mitochondrial → MLGGSVRRFATSAVRRVHYEEGPGKNIPFSVENKWRLLAMMAVFFGSGFALPFIVVRHQLLKK, encoded by the exons ATGTTGGGAGGCAGCGTCCGTCGCTTCGCCACTTCAGCCGTCCGTCGCGTGCACTATGAGGAGGGGCCGGGGAAG AACATCCCCTTTTCTGTGGAGAATAAATGGCGATTACTGGCAATGATGGCAGTCTTCTTTGGCTCAGGATTTGCCTTGCCCTTCATTGTAGTAAGGCACCAACTTCTCAAGAAGTGA